A genome region from Streptomyces xanthophaeus includes the following:
- a CDS encoding GntR family transcriptional regulator produces MPGSGAVTRNTLRQQIADALRDEVLAGRLPPGTEFTVKQIAEQYEVSATPVREALVDLSAQGLLELVQHRGFRVRIFSVDDFRGMIEARSLVVDGIFRRLAERGTAPGSGELLVSVRRRGEEARRAAQSGSLEVLIGYDLRFWRELSGLVANTYISEFLHRIRVQCWVFAVPHLQRESQLRAALWDGHSELVDAVTLADADAVRGIVRGYNEHALAWAARL; encoded by the coding sequence ATGCCAGGCAGCGGAGCTGTCACCCGCAACACACTTCGCCAGCAGATCGCGGACGCGCTGCGTGACGAGGTGCTCGCGGGACGCCTGCCTCCGGGGACCGAGTTCACCGTCAAGCAGATCGCCGAGCAGTACGAGGTCTCCGCGACCCCGGTGCGCGAGGCGCTCGTGGACCTCTCGGCCCAGGGGCTGCTCGAACTCGTCCAGCACCGCGGCTTCCGCGTGCGGATCTTCTCCGTGGACGACTTCCGGGGCATGATCGAGGCCCGCTCGCTCGTCGTGGACGGGATCTTCCGCCGCCTCGCCGAGCGCGGCACCGCCCCCGGCTCCGGCGAGCTGCTGGTCTCGGTGCGCCGCCGGGGCGAGGAGGCCCGGCGGGCCGCGCAGAGCGGTTCGCTCGAAGTGCTGATCGGCTACGACCTGCGCTTCTGGCGGGAGCTGAGCGGGCTGGTCGCCAACACCTACATCTCCGAGTTCCTGCACCGCATCCGCGTGCAGTGCTGGGTCTTCGCCGTCCCCCACCTCCAGCGCGAGTCGCAGCTGCGGGCGGCGCTGTGGGACGGTCACAGCGAGCTGGTGGACGCGGTGACGCTGGCCGACGCCGACGCGGTGCGCGGCATTGTCCGCGGCTACAACGAGCACGCCCTGGCCTGGGCCGCCCGCCTCTGA
- a CDS encoding alpha/beta hydrolase: protein MAARTGMGTGTGPQTGTGTRTRTGTTGRTRGAGTALATGRGAGSGGGRLRRGLLAALVAAAVVVPVSAAASPNVPAPAPATFLEDATPRSRYAANSANLAEAARTAEDADRPGRAARLRAMGAAGAAQFLTFDGRGRGRAVEVFGELESADRVAVLVPGSDTTLDTYERFRAGAVSLQQRLQAEHPRSAVVAWLGYDTPGTVSTTVLSADRADVAAAELAPFLERLRGMSGPGARLSLLCHSYGSVVCARTATGSAVRDVVLFGSPGTGAGSARELPTGARVWAGRGRGDWIGNVPHVRLGGIGFGTDPVDPAFGARAFAAGSVGHSDYLKPGTESLDSLAAIVLGTTTAPEADHG, encoded by the coding sequence ATGGCAGCGCGGACGGGGATGGGAACAGGCACAGGGCCGCAGACGGGGACAGGGACGCGGACGCGGACCGGGACCACGGGAAGGACCCGCGGGGCGGGCACGGCGCTCGCCACGGGGAGGGGGGCGGGGTCCGGCGGTGGCCGGCTGCGCCGCGGCCTGCTGGCCGCTCTGGTCGCCGCGGCCGTAGTGGTCCCCGTGTCCGCCGCGGCCTCCCCGAACGTCCCGGCCCCCGCGCCCGCCACGTTCTTGGAGGACGCCACGCCCCGGAGCCGGTACGCCGCCAACAGCGCCAACCTCGCCGAGGCGGCCCGTACCGCCGAGGACGCCGACCGCCCCGGCCGCGCAGCCAGGCTGCGCGCCATGGGGGCGGCCGGAGCGGCCCAGTTCCTCACCTTCGACGGCCGCGGCAGGGGCCGCGCCGTCGAGGTGTTCGGCGAGCTGGAGAGCGCCGACCGGGTCGCCGTCCTGGTACCCGGGTCCGACACCACGCTGGACACCTACGAGCGGTTCCGTGCCGGGGCCGTCTCCCTCCAGCAGCGTCTGCAGGCCGAGCATCCGCGCTCCGCCGTGGTCGCCTGGCTCGGGTACGACACCCCGGGCACGGTGAGCACCACCGTGCTGAGCGCCGACCGGGCCGATGTGGCCGCGGCCGAACTGGCGCCCTTCCTGGAGCGGTTGCGCGGCATGTCGGGTCCTGGGGCCCGGCTCTCCCTGCTGTGCCACTCCTACGGCTCCGTGGTCTGTGCCCGGACCGCCACCGGGTCCGCGGTGAGGGACGTGGTGCTGTTCGGCAGCCCGGGAACCGGGGCCGGATCCGCCCGTGAGCTGCCGACCGGGGCCCGGGTCTGGGCCGGCCGGGGCAGGGGCGACTGGATAGGCAACGTCCCGCATGTCCGGCTCGGCGGGATCGGTTTCGGCACCGACCCGGTCGATCCCGCCTTCGGGGCCCGGGCCTTCGCCGCCGGCTCCGTCGGGCACAGCGACTACCTCAAGCCGGGCACCGAGTCCCTCGACAGCCTGGCCGCGATCGTCCTCGGCACCACCACCGCACCGGAGGCCGACCATGGTTGA
- a CDS encoding DJ-1/PfpI family protein — MSETPRKPVHLAVYDTYADWETGHTTAHLTQRGHTVRTVGMSAAQPVTTMGGVRIQPDLALADLRPEDSSLLILTGASLWDTSDDLNPFAAKAREFLAAGVPVAAICGATAGLAREGLLDGRTHTSAASFYLAEQPGYGGAESYVEADAVTDGDLITAGPTEPVAFAREVFARLDVYKPEVLDAWYGLFHDSDASAYPVLMAASAAGDA, encoded by the coding sequence ATGAGCGAGACCCCGCGCAAGCCCGTCCACCTCGCGGTCTACGACACGTACGCGGACTGGGAGACCGGCCACACCACCGCGCACCTCACCCAGCGCGGCCACACCGTGCGCACGGTCGGCATGAGCGCCGCGCAGCCGGTCACCACCATGGGCGGCGTCCGCATCCAGCCTGATCTGGCCCTGGCCGACCTGCGACCGGAGGACTCCTCGCTGCTGATCCTCACGGGCGCGTCCCTGTGGGACACCAGCGACGACCTGAACCCGTTCGCGGCCAAGGCGAGGGAGTTCCTGGCCGCCGGAGTCCCGGTCGCGGCGATCTGCGGAGCCACCGCCGGCCTCGCCCGCGAGGGCCTGCTGGACGGCCGGACCCACACCAGCGCCGCCTCCTTCTACCTGGCCGAGCAGCCCGGCTACGGGGGCGCCGAGAGCTACGTCGAGGCCGACGCGGTGACCGACGGCGACCTGATCACGGCGGGGCCGACGGAGCCGGTGGCCTTCGCCCGCGAGGTCTTCGCCCGCCTGGACGTCTACAAGCCGGAGGTCCTGGACGCCTGGTACGGGCTCTTCCACGACTCGGACGCGAGCGCGTACCCGGTCCTGATGGCGGCATCGGCGGCCGGCGATGCGTGA
- a CDS encoding acyltransferase family protein, translated as MVEFRARWSTLAVRIDAATPAGRDRAVDALRAFAILGVVLGHWLVTALTARDGALSTTSPLAHMPWLAPVSWVFQTLSVFFLVGGHVAAHGYASARGRGLSYGTWAGQRLGRLFRPVAAVLVLWAVVAGGMLIGGAEFDTVRSLVKLVLSPLWFLLVFAALTAATPLVARIGPLWPLAVVAAVDVWRFGFQGPEWIGWVNVAAGWLVPFTLGAAWSRGAFARCGPALLLLGAGAAATAALILWGGYPASMVGVPGAAVSNLNPPTLAAVTFGLAQCGLALLVREPLARAMRRPAAWAKVALVNLSAMTVFLWHQTAMMAVTALGLLVSADLPGLHTVPDSVGWIAARLLWLPVFAAALSICWAAFRIHEQAAHRPKPSRAARTAAAPRPRTEPAEEITHV; from the coding sequence ATGGTTGAGTTCCGCGCCCGCTGGTCCACCCTGGCCGTGCGCATCGACGCCGCCACCCCGGCCGGCCGCGACCGGGCCGTGGACGCCCTGCGGGCCTTCGCGATCCTCGGCGTGGTCCTCGGCCACTGGCTGGTCACCGCACTGACCGCACGCGACGGCGCTCTGAGCACCACCAGCCCGCTGGCGCACATGCCGTGGCTGGCCCCGGTGTCCTGGGTGTTCCAGACGCTGTCCGTCTTCTTCCTGGTGGGCGGCCATGTCGCCGCCCACGGGTACGCGTCGGCGCGCGGGCGCGGCCTTTCCTACGGCACGTGGGCCGGGCAGCGGCTGGGACGGCTGTTCCGTCCGGTCGCCGCGGTGCTGGTGCTCTGGGCGGTCGTCGCGGGCGGGATGCTGATCGGCGGGGCGGAGTTCGACACCGTCCGGTCGCTGGTCAAGCTGGTGCTGTCCCCGCTGTGGTTCCTGCTGGTGTTCGCCGCGCTCACCGCCGCGACCCCGCTCGTGGCCCGGATCGGCCCGCTGTGGCCGCTGGCCGTGGTGGCTGCCGTCGACGTGTGGCGCTTCGGGTTCCAGGGCCCCGAGTGGATCGGCTGGGTCAATGTGGCCGCGGGCTGGCTCGTCCCCTTCACCCTGGGCGCCGCCTGGTCCCGCGGGGCGTTCGCCCGGTGCGGCCCGGCGCTGCTGCTGCTCGGCGCGGGCGCCGCGGCCACGGCCGCGCTGATCCTCTGGGGCGGGTACCCGGCCTCGATGGTGGGTGTCCCCGGGGCCGCCGTGTCGAATCTGAACCCGCCGACGCTGGCCGCGGTCACCTTCGGGCTGGCCCAGTGCGGACTGGCTCTCCTCGTGCGCGAGCCGCTGGCCAGGGCCATGCGACGGCCGGCGGCCTGGGCGAAGGTGGCCCTGGTGAACCTCTCCGCCATGACCGTCTTCCTGTGGCACCAGACCGCCATGATGGCCGTCACCGCCCTCGGGCTGCTGGTCTCGGCCGACCTGCCCGGACTGCACACGGTGCCCGACTCGGTGGGCTGGATAGCGGCCCGGCTGCTGTGGCTGCCCGTGTTCGCCGCCGCGCTGTCGATCTGCTGGGCCGCGTTCCGTATCCACGAGCAGGCCGCCCACCGTCCGAAGCCGTCCCGCGCCGCCCGGACCGCCGCCGCCCCCCGCCCCAGGACCGAGCCCGCCGAGGAGATCACCCATGTCTAG
- a CDS encoding DUF5063 domain-containing protein: MSDATLHALGQDPDDFAASIADQIESFIVAVTEVAKGEDPDSAVPFLLLEVSQLLLAGGRLGAYQDVLPEERYEPDLGPEPDVDDLRERFAIMLEPVDVYSEVFDPYEPRKAPVAHRISDDLADVVADLRHGLIHHQSGRITEALWWWQFSYFTNWGPTASATLRALQSLIAHVRLDQPLAALDGLDTDEDMAEDDLAEQAGQVMAEELGGLGRT, translated from the coding sequence ATGTCTGACGCAACGCTGCACGCCCTCGGCCAGGATCCGGACGACTTCGCCGCCTCGATCGCGGACCAGATCGAGTCGTTCATCGTTGCGGTCACCGAAGTGGCCAAGGGCGAGGACCCGGACAGTGCGGTGCCCTTCCTCCTCCTGGAGGTGTCCCAGCTGCTGCTGGCGGGCGGCCGGCTGGGCGCGTACCAGGACGTGCTGCCGGAGGAGCGCTACGAGCCCGACCTGGGCCCGGAGCCGGACGTGGACGACCTTCGCGAGCGGTTCGCGATCATGCTGGAGCCGGTCGACGTCTACTCCGAGGTCTTCGACCCCTACGAGCCCCGCAAGGCCCCGGTGGCCCACCGGATCTCCGACGACCTGGCGGACGTGGTCGCCGACCTGCGGCACGGGCTCATCCACCACCAGTCGGGCCGCATCACGGAGGCGCTGTGGTGGTGGCAGTTCTCGTACTTCACCAACTGGGGCCCGACGGCCTCGGCGACCCTGCGCGCCCTCCAGTCGCTGATCGCCCACGTACGCCTGGACCAGCCGCTGGCGGCGCTGGACGGCCTGGACACGGACGAGGACATGGCCGAGGACGACCTCGCGGAACAGGCCGGACAGGTGATGGCCGAGGAGCTGGGCGGCCTCGGCCGCACCTGA
- a CDS encoding YbaB/EbfC family nucleoid-associated protein has protein sequence MIPGGGQPNMQQLLQQAQKMQQDLAAAQEELARTEVEGQAGGGLVRATVTGSGELRALVIDPKAVDPEDTETLADLVVAAVQAANENAQALQQQKLGPLAQGLGGGSGIPGLPF, from the coding sequence GTGATTCCCGGTGGTGGCCAGCCCAACATGCAGCAGCTGCTCCAGCAGGCCCAGAAGATGCAGCAGGATCTCGCGGCCGCGCAGGAGGAGCTCGCACGGACCGAGGTCGAGGGCCAGGCCGGCGGCGGTCTGGTGAGGGCGACCGTCACCGGATCCGGTGAGCTGCGCGCGCTGGTGATCGACCCGAAGGCCGTGGACCCCGAGGACACGGAGACGCTCGCCGACCTGGTGGTCGCCGCGGTGCAGGCGGCCAACGAGAATGCGCAGGCGCTCCAGCAGCAGAAGCTGGGCCCCCTGGCCCAGGGCCTGGGCGGCGGCAGCGGTATTCCCGGCCTCCCGTTCTAG
- a CDS encoding nuclear transport factor 2 family protein: MEPLTVVAQLWERIGARDWDGVAGLIAEDAVIEWPVSGERIVGRANFIAVNSDDAYTDERSVELLRILADGNLVVTEVEIPQDHVVYRAVSLWTVRDGEIVGAREYWTSPGQDPAPRWRAGYVEPLVAD, encoded by the coding sequence ATGGAGCCGTTGACGGTAGTGGCACAACTGTGGGAGCGGATCGGGGCACGCGACTGGGACGGCGTGGCCGGGCTCATCGCCGAGGACGCGGTCATCGAATGGCCCGTGAGCGGTGAGCGCATCGTGGGGCGCGCGAACTTCATAGCCGTGAACAGCGACGACGCCTACACGGATGAGAGATCCGTGGAACTGCTGCGGATCCTGGCCGACGGAAACCTCGTGGTCACGGAGGTGGAGATACCTCAGGACCACGTCGTCTACCGGGCTGTCTCCCTCTGGACCGTGCGCGACGGGGAGATCGTGGGGGCGAGGGAGTACTGGACCAGCCCCGGTCAGGACCCGGCACCCCGCTGGCGGGCGGGCTACGTCGAACCCCTGGTGGCAGACTGA
- a CDS encoding SLATT domain-containing protein yields MSQPEMQPEGPPRDPREEGGGPMAAGDLTGRPFPLGDWGEPAERLDELYRRVEADALRTAEWYLSDRAWKRRGARVLRAGAAVGAVTGASMPLLELTGSIPGASTYGYLALLLGAAALACDRFFGLTSGWMRDVATAQAVQRRLQTLQFDWASENVREVLGPTEGTASEAAERCLTVLRRFSEDITELVRSETADWMVEFRAGPAPLVMQSLGASGGRPDPNIPPARFPLPPGTRPNMPRQRPPEQPR; encoded by the coding sequence GTGAGCCAGCCGGAGATGCAGCCCGAGGGGCCACCCCGGGATCCCCGGGAGGAAGGCGGCGGACCGATGGCGGCGGGCGATCTGACCGGCCGGCCGTTCCCCCTCGGGGACTGGGGCGAGCCCGCCGAGCGGCTCGACGAGCTCTACCGGCGGGTCGAGGCCGACGCGCTGCGCACCGCCGAGTGGTACCTGTCCGACCGGGCGTGGAAGCGGCGCGGTGCGCGCGTGCTGCGCGCCGGGGCGGCCGTGGGCGCCGTCACGGGCGCCTCGATGCCGCTGCTGGAACTGACGGGCTCGATCCCGGGCGCCTCCACCTACGGCTACCTCGCGCTGCTGCTGGGCGCGGCCGCGCTGGCCTGCGACCGGTTCTTCGGACTGACGTCCGGGTGGATGCGGGACGTGGCCACCGCCCAGGCCGTGCAGCGCCGGCTCCAGACCCTCCAGTTCGACTGGGCCTCGGAGAACGTGCGCGAGGTGCTCGGCCCCACCGAGGGCACGGCCAGCGAGGCCGCGGAGCGGTGCCTGACCGTGCTGCGCCGCTTCTCGGAGGACATCACCGAGCTGGTGCGCTCGGAGACGGCGGACTGGATGGTGGAGTTCCGGGCCGGGCCCGCGCCGCTGGTGATGCAGTCGCTGGGGGCCTCCGGGGGGCGCCCGGACCCGAACATCCCGCCCGCCCGCTTCCCGCTGCCGCCGGGCACCAGACCGAACATGCCCCGGCAGCGGCCGCCGGAGCAGCCCCGCTGA
- a CDS encoding aspartate kinase — MGLVVQKYGGSSVADAEGIKRVAKRIVDAKKNGHQVVVVVSAMGDTTDELIDLAEQVSPMPAGREFDMLLTAGERISMALLAMAIKNLGHEAQSFTGSQAGVITDSVHNKARIIDVTPGRIRTALDEGNIAIVAGFQGVSADSKDITTLGRGGSDTTAVALAAALDAEVCEIYTDVDGVFTADPRVVKKAKKIDWISSEDMLELAASGSKVLLHRCVEYARRYNIPIHVRSSFSGLPGTWVSNENPQGDAQVEHAIISGVAHDVSEAKITVVGVPDKPGEAAAIFRAIADAEINIDMIVQNVSAASTGLTDISFTLPKTEGHKAIEALEKAKGAIGFDSLRYDDQIGKISLVGAGMKTNPGVTASFFQALSDAGVNIELISTSEIRISVVTRQDDVNEAVRAVHTAFGLDSDSAEAVVYGGTGR, encoded by the coding sequence GTGGGCCTTGTCGTGCAGAAGTACGGAGGCTCCTCCGTAGCGGATGCCGAAGGCATCAAGCGCGTCGCCAAGCGGATCGTGGATGCCAAGAAGAACGGCCACCAGGTGGTCGTCGTGGTTTCCGCGATGGGCGACACGACGGACGAGCTGATCGATCTCGCCGAGCAGGTATCCCCGATGCCTGCCGGGCGTGAATTCGACATGCTGCTGACCGCCGGGGAGCGGATCTCCATGGCCCTGCTGGCCATGGCGATCAAAAACCTGGGTCACGAGGCCCAGTCGTTCACCGGTAGCCAGGCAGGCGTGATCACCGACTCGGTCCACAACAAAGCGCGCATCATCGATGTCACGCCGGGCCGGATCCGCACCGCGCTGGACGAGGGCAACATCGCCATCGTCGCCGGCTTCCAGGGGGTGTCCGCGGACTCCAAGGACATCACCACCCTCGGCCGGGGCGGCTCGGACACCACCGCCGTCGCGCTCGCCGCGGCGCTGGACGCCGAGGTGTGCGAGATCTACACGGACGTCGACGGCGTCTTCACCGCGGACCCCCGCGTCGTGAAGAAGGCGAAGAAGATCGACTGGATCTCCTCCGAGGACATGCTGGAGCTCGCGGCCTCCGGTTCCAAGGTGCTGCTGCACCGCTGCGTCGAGTACGCGCGCCGCTACAACATCCCGATCCACGTCCGCTCGTCCTTCTCCGGACTGCCGGGCACCTGGGTCAGCAACGAGAATCCGCAAGGGGACGCGCAGGTGGAGCACGCCATCATCTCCGGAGTCGCGCACGACGTCTCCGAAGCCAAGATCACAGTCGTCGGTGTCCCGGACAAGCCGGGCGAGGCCGCGGCGATCTTCCGCGCCATTGCGGACGCCGAGATCAACATCGACATGATCGTGCAGAACGTCTCCGCGGCCTCCACGGGCCTCACGGACATCTCCTTCACGCTCCCCAAGACCGAGGGCCACAAGGCCATCGAGGCCCTGGAGAAGGCGAAGGGCGCGATCGGCTTCGACTCCCTGCGCTACGACGACCAGATCGGCAAGATCTCCCTGGTCGGCGCGGGCATGAAGACGAACCCGGGCGTCACCGCCTCCTTCTTCCAGGCGCTGTCCGACGCGGGCGTGAACATCGAGCTGATCTCGACCTCCGAGATCCGCATCTCGGTCGTCACCCGCCAGGACGACGTCAACGAGGCCGTCCGCGCCGTGCACACGGCCTTCGGCCTCGACTCCGACAGCGCCGAAGCCGTCGTCTACGGCGGCACCGGACGATGA
- a CDS encoding LysE family translocator — MLTALLGATGVLALLTLVPGPDMAIVTKRAVTRGRGDGLRTVAGIAVGLLIWGALTVAGLAALLAASAEVYLVVKLAGAAYLCWLGLQALLRPGAEPAVPAESAESAESAEGRPEPGGGGAWRTGLVANVLNPKIAVFYTGLLPALAPPGLRPAVGMALLVLVHVLLTVVWLGTYVYVLSRAGRFFARPRVRRALDRTTGVVLIGFGVRVATT; from the coding sequence GTGCTCACCGCTCTTCTCGGCGCGACCGGGGTCCTGGCGCTCCTCACCCTCGTCCCCGGCCCGGACATGGCGATCGTCACGAAACGGGCCGTCACCCGGGGGCGCGGTGACGGACTGCGCACCGTCGCCGGGATCGCCGTCGGACTGCTGATCTGGGGCGCCCTCACCGTGGCGGGGCTCGCGGCGCTGCTCGCCGCCTCGGCCGAGGTGTACCTGGTGGTGAAGCTGGCGGGGGCCGCCTATCTGTGCTGGCTCGGCCTCCAGGCCCTGCTGCGGCCGGGCGCGGAGCCTGCGGTGCCTGCGGAGTCTGCGGAGTCTGCGGAGTCTGCGGAGGGGCGGCCCGAGCCGGGCGGCGGCGGGGCATGGCGGACCGGTCTGGTCGCCAACGTGCTCAATCCCAAGATCGCCGTCTTCTACACGGGACTGCTGCCCGCCCTCGCCCCGCCGGGCCTGCGGCCGGCGGTCGGCATGGCGCTGCTGGTCCTGGTCCATGTGCTGCTGACGGTGGTGTGGCTGGGCACGTACGTGTACGTGCTGTCGCGCGCCGGGCGGTTCTTCGCGCGGCCGCGGGTCCGGCGGGCGCTGGACCGGACGACGGGTGTCGTCCTGATCGGCTTCGGTGTGCGGGTGGCGACCACGTGA
- a CDS encoding MarR family winged helix-turn-helix transcriptional regulator encodes MLSRTALGVFRLNGQFLAISEELAKPAGLTAAWWQVLGAVLREPLPVAGIARNMGITRQSVQRIADLLVAKGLAEYAPNPAHRRAKLLRPTEEGRSAVDRIGPGHAALAARLTAELGDTAFAETVRALERLAAALDALESAVPSAGLPSPAPE; translated from the coding sequence CTGCTGAGCCGCACCGCACTCGGGGTGTTCCGGCTGAACGGCCAGTTCCTCGCCATCTCGGAAGAGCTGGCCAAGCCGGCCGGGCTGACGGCCGCCTGGTGGCAGGTCCTGGGCGCCGTACTGCGGGAGCCACTGCCCGTCGCGGGCATCGCCCGGAACATGGGCATCACCCGGCAGAGCGTGCAGCGCATCGCGGACCTGCTGGTCGCCAAGGGCCTGGCGGAGTACGCCCCGAACCCCGCCCACCGGCGGGCGAAGCTGCTGCGGCCCACCGAGGAGGGGCGGAGCGCGGTGGACAGGATCGGCCCTGGGCACGCGGCCCTGGCGGCCCGCCTCACGGCGGAGCTGGGCGATACCGCCTTCGCGGAGACGGTCCGCGCCCTGGAACGGCTGGCCGCGGCACTGGACGCGCTGGAATCCGCCGTGCCGTCCGCCGGCCTTCCCTCACCCGCGCCGGAGTGA
- the recR gene encoding recombination mediator RecR, with translation MYEGVVQDLIDELGRLPGVGPKSAQRIAFHILQTEPTDVRRLAHALLEVKDKVRFCAVCGNVAQEERCNICRDPRRDLTVICVVEEPKDVVAIERTREFRGKYHVLGGAISPIEGVGPDDLRIRELLARLADGEVTELILATDPNLEGEATATYLARMIKPMGLKVTRLASGLPVGGDLEYADEVTLGRAFEGRRLLDV, from the coding sequence TTGTACGAAGGCGTGGTTCAGGACCTGATCGACGAACTGGGCAGGCTGCCCGGCGTCGGGCCCAAGAGCGCGCAGCGGATCGCCTTCCACATCCTGCAGACCGAGCCCACCGACGTCCGCCGCCTCGCGCACGCGCTGCTGGAGGTCAAGGACAAGGTCCGGTTCTGCGCGGTGTGCGGGAACGTGGCGCAGGAGGAGCGGTGCAACATCTGCCGCGATCCGCGCCGCGACCTCACGGTCATCTGTGTCGTCGAGGAGCCCAAGGACGTCGTCGCGATTGAGCGGACGCGCGAGTTCCGGGGGAAGTACCACGTCCTCGGCGGCGCGATCAGCCCGATCGAGGGCGTCGGCCCGGACGACCTGCGCATCCGCGAGCTGCTGGCGCGACTGGCGGACGGCGAGGTGACCGAGCTGATCCTGGCCACCGACCCGAACCTGGAGGGCGAGGCGACCGCCACCTACCTCGCCCGCATGATCAAGCCCATGGGCCTGAAGGTCACCCGCCTGGCCAGCGGGCTCCCCGTCGGGGGAGATCTGGAGTATGCGGACGAGGTCACGCTCGGGCGGGCCTTTGAAGGAAGGCGACTTCTCGATGTCTGA
- a CDS encoding aspartate aminotransferase family protein, which translates to MTPHVTSHTLATVKDADRKHVFHSWSAQALIDPLAVAGAEGSYFWDYEGKRFLDFSSQLVNTNIGHQHPKVVAAIQEQAARLCTLAPGFAVDVRSEAARLIAERTPGDLDKIFFTNGGAEAVENAVRMARLHTGRAKVLSTYRSYHGATAAAINLTGDPRRWPSDTAAAGVVHFWGPYLYRSAFHATTEAEECARALAHLADTIAFEGPQTIAAIILESVPGTAGIMTPPAGYLAGVRELCDRHGIVFILDEVMSGFGRTGKWFAADHWGVTPDLITFAKGVNSGYVPLGGVAISAAIAETFATRPYPGGLTYSGHPLACAAAVATINTMEEEGIVEHAAHLGENVIGPALAEIAERHPSVGEVRGLGAFWALELVRDKQTREPLVPYNAAGADNAPMAEFAAACKASGLWPFVNMNRTHVVPPCNVTEAEAKEGLALLDEALTVADRHTTAG; encoded by the coding sequence ATGACCCCTCATGTCACCTCACACACCCTTGCCACCGTGAAGGACGCAGATCGGAAGCACGTCTTCCACTCCTGGTCCGCCCAGGCCCTGATCGACCCCCTCGCCGTCGCCGGGGCCGAGGGGTCGTACTTCTGGGACTACGAAGGCAAGCGGTTCCTCGACTTCTCCTCCCAGTTGGTCAACACCAACATCGGCCACCAGCACCCCAAGGTCGTCGCCGCGATCCAGGAGCAGGCCGCCCGGCTCTGCACCCTCGCGCCCGGCTTCGCCGTCGACGTCCGCTCCGAGGCCGCACGCCTCATCGCCGAGCGGACCCCGGGCGACCTGGACAAGATCTTCTTCACCAACGGCGGCGCCGAGGCCGTCGAGAACGCCGTGCGCATGGCCCGTCTGCACACGGGCCGCGCCAAGGTGCTCTCCACCTACCGCTCCTACCACGGGGCCACCGCCGCCGCGATCAACCTGACCGGCGACCCGCGCCGCTGGCCCTCCGACACGGCCGCCGCCGGCGTCGTGCACTTCTGGGGCCCGTACCTCTACCGCTCCGCCTTCCACGCCACCACCGAGGCCGAGGAGTGCGCCCGGGCCCTCGCCCACCTCGCCGACACCATCGCGTTCGAGGGGCCGCAGACCATCGCGGCGATCATCCTGGAGAGCGTGCCCGGCACCGCCGGCATCATGACCCCGCCCGCCGGCTACCTCGCGGGCGTGCGCGAGCTCTGCGACCGCCACGGCATCGTCTTCATCCTGGACGAGGTCATGTCGGGCTTCGGCCGCACCGGCAAGTGGTTCGCGGCCGACCACTGGGGCGTCACCCCCGACCTGATCACCTTCGCCAAGGGCGTGAACAGCGGCTACGTCCCGCTCGGCGGCGTGGCCATCTCGGCCGCCATCGCCGAGACCTTCGCCACCCGCCCCTACCCGGGCGGACTGACGTACTCCGGCCATCCCCTGGCCTGCGCCGCCGCCGTCGCGACGATCAACACGATGGAGGAGGAGGGCATCGTCGAGCACGCCGCCCACCTCGGTGAGAACGTGATCGGCCCCGCGCTGGCCGAGATCGCCGAGCGCCATCCCTCGGTCGGCGAGGTCCGCGGGCTGGGCGCCTTCTGGGCCCTGGAACTCGTACGGGACAAGCAGACGCGCGAGCCGCTGGTGCCGTACAACGCGGCCGGTGCGGACAACGCGCCGATGGCCGAGTTCGCGGCGGCCTGCAAGGCGTCGGGCCTGTGGCCCTTCGTGAACATGAACCGCACCCACGTGGTCCCGCCCTGCAACGTCACCGAGGCGGAGGCCAAGGAGGGCCTGGCCCTGCTGGACGAGGCGCTGACGGTCGCCGACCGCCACACCACGGCCGGCTAG